The Candidatus Zixiibacteriota bacterium genome includes a window with the following:
- a CDS encoding AI-2E family transporter: protein MKSEYLKAALFLIFTAAFFYLFYLIMAPFFAPLCWGAVLTIIFYPLYTRICRNKFFHVPKWLASVVVIVIVVLVIIGPIAYLFVALVNEVTAAVAKVNEMYKNGELDSLLSFNVPWIETVKLKLAKYYDISQINLDQIAKDAINRVSGVVLNQTSWLVTNGTKAVFYFILTLFTMYYFFIDGERLVAKVKRLIPLSDADQVESIFAQLHSITHATMFGGTMVALLQGFIGGVLFAAVGIGSPVFWGALMAFLAIIPFVGASIVYIPAGIILILGGSWIKGIVVLAVGGVIISQIDNVVRPLLISKGAQIHPLLLFFAIMGGISLFGILGLVVGPLIAAVFMTLLHILDFRLNPERESPDL from the coding sequence ATGAAAAGTGAGTATCTCAAAGCAGCTTTATTTCTGATTTTTACGGCAGCCTTCTTCTATTTGTTCTATCTGATCATGGCGCCGTTCTTCGCGCCGCTCTGCTGGGGAGCGGTTCTGACGATCATTTTCTATCCGCTTTACACTCGTATCTGCCGGAACAAATTCTTTCATGTTCCGAAATGGCTCGCTTCGGTGGTTGTTATCGTGATCGTGGTGCTGGTTATAATCGGCCCGATCGCCTACCTGTTCGTCGCCCTGGTTAACGAGGTAACCGCGGCTGTGGCCAAGGTCAACGAGATGTATAAAAATGGAGAGCTGGACAGCCTCCTGTCGTTCAATGTCCCCTGGATCGAGACGGTCAAGCTGAAACTGGCCAAATACTACGATATCTCCCAGATCAATCTCGATCAAATCGCCAAGGATGCCATCAATCGTGTTTCCGGAGTGGTGCTCAATCAAACCAGTTGGCTGGTAACCAACGGCACCAAGGCGGTGTTCTATTTCATCTTGACGCTGTTCACGATGTACTATTTCTTCATCGACGGCGAACGCCTGGTGGCCAAGGTAAAACGCTTGATTCCCCTTTCGGATGCGGATCAGGTGGAGTCGATCTTTGCCCAGTTACATAGTATTACTCATGCCACGATGTTCGGCGGGACGATGGTTGCCCTGCTCCAGGGATTCATCGGCGGGGTGCTTTTCGCCGCGGTCGGCATCGGTTCACCCGTCTTCTGGGGAGCGCTGATGGCCTTTCTGGCTATCATTCCTTTCGTCGGGGCATCGATTGTTTATATCCCGGCCGGGATAATCCTGATCCTCGGCGGATCATGGATCAAGGGGATCGTGGTGCTGGCGGTGGGCGGAGTCATCATTAGCCAGATCGACAATGTCGTCCGGCCCTTGTTGATATCCAAGGGAGCCCAGATTCATCCGCTGCTGTTGTTCTTCGCCATCATGGGCGGGATCAGCCTGTTCGGTATCCTGGGGCTGGTGGTCGGTCCGCTGATCGCAGCGGTCTTTATGACTCTTCTGCACATTTTGGATTTCCGTCTCAATCCCGAAAGAGAATCACCAGATTTATAA
- a CDS encoding CHAP domain-containing protein, giving the protein MTKRRRLAEVAEQMARKPFHGKVLGLRSNLKPITDRFPKGPRSEFDGSWCAAFVYHCFRSAGFDLPPQYPTKAFGSFASVRAWLEWSKRPENGFYISVNHARYKPAPGDIIIYDNIFDPGPHDHIGIVIKASKTQLTVAEGNVNNLSAVVERPLRRNVRGLIRVPEDYSFARTHDRL; this is encoded by the coding sequence ATGACCAAACGCAGGCGGCTCGCCGAGGTCGCGGAGCAAATGGCCCGTAAGCCGTTCCACGGAAAAGTCCTCGGACTAAGGTCCAACCTCAAACCCATAACCGACCGCTTTCCCAAGGGACCGCGAAGCGAGTTCGACGGCTCCTGGTGCGCGGCTTTTGTCTACCATTGTTTCCGCTCGGCCGGATTCGACCTGCCCCCCCAATACCCCACCAAAGCGTTCGGCTCGTTCGCATCGGTGCGAGCCTGGCTCGAATGGTCCAAGCGACCGGAGAACGGCTTCTACATCTCCGTGAATCATGCCCGTTACAAGCCCGCTCCGGGAGATATCATAATCTACGACAACATTTTCGATCCCGGCCCCCACGACCATATTGGGATTGTGATAAAAGCCTCCAAGACGCAGCTCACCGTCGCCGAGGGAAACGTCAACAACCTCTCGGCGGTGGTGGAACGACCGCTTCGTCGCAACGTGCGCGGCCTCATTCGCGTCCCGGAGGATTACAGCTTCGCGCGCACCCACGACCGGCTCTAA
- a CDS encoding MBL fold metallo-hydrolase: MRRFPILLVTLLIISCSNNAKSPLQLTFVSNCGFILEAGESKIVIDGLLTSKQSIYYAMPSDSVVALIREAAPPFDDLDLILITHVHSDHFDAALTVENMLHNRHAQFVGPPQAEDSLELLPSYEQIDDRVHIVPARADSIIELTFDGILVRALPSKHSASQELDSLTGETYNVHANVDHLEYVIQFEGRTVYHSGDADINDYERYTRYGFGQEPIDLAMVDWWDERPRMTFVQKLIHDLIRPRTVAMMHLAPRRPPKGHPESQTLVADRVLLPEHQLQTWTIE; encoded by the coding sequence ATGCGTCGCTTTCCGATTCTTCTCGTGACACTACTAATCATTTCCTGCAGCAATAACGCCAAGTCACCGCTTCAGCTAACTTTCGTTTCCAACTGTGGCTTCATTCTGGAGGCGGGGGAGAGTAAGATCGTTATCGACGGTCTCCTTACATCGAAGCAAAGCATCTACTACGCCATGCCCAGCGACTCGGTGGTGGCGTTGATCCGTGAGGCAGCGCCCCCATTCGATGACCTGGATTTGATCCTCATCACTCATGTGCACTCCGACCATTTCGACGCCGCCCTGACGGTCGAGAACATGTTGCACAATCGCCATGCGCAGTTTGTCGGCCCGCCACAGGCTGAAGATAGTCTCGAGCTACTTCCCTCGTACGAGCAGATTGACGACCGTGTTCACATTGTCCCGGCCCGCGCCGATTCGATCATCGAGTTGACGTTCGACGGGATTCTGGTGCGAGCGCTTCCCTCGAAACATTCTGCCTCGCAGGAGTTGGACTCGTTGACCGGTGAGACCTATAACGTCCATGCCAACGTCGACCACCTCGAATATGTCATTCAGTTCGAAGGCCGAACCGTCTATCACAGCGGCGATGCCGACATCAACGACTACGAACGCTACACCAGGTACGGTTTCGGCCAGGAACCGATTGACCTCGCCATGGTCGACTGGTGGGACGAACGCCCGCGTATGACCTTCGTCCAGAAGCTCATTCACGATCTCATCCGACCGCGAACCGTTGCCATGATGCATCTTGCCCCCCGGAGACCTCCCAAGGGGCATCCCGAGAGCCAGACTCTGGTAGCAGACCGCGTTCTCCTGCCGGAGCACCAACTCCAGACCTGGACGATCGAGTAA
- a CDS encoding cupin domain-containing protein produces the protein MPVIKYEDIEYTPIIMDGVRDASKAVPMNADIWPEHVVRTFRLKPGGCTPRHSHDWEHVNYIMKGRGKLTIDGEAHELAAGDFAFVPPNANHQFENPFDEELEFICIVPERGEY, from the coding sequence ATGCCGGTTATCAAATACGAAGACATAGAATACACACCGATCATTATGGACGGTGTGCGCGATGCCTCCAAAGCGGTGCCGATGAACGCCGATATCTGGCCCGAGCATGTGGTACGCACGTTTCGACTCAAGCCGGGCGGTTGCACCCCTCGCCATTCTCACGACTGGGAACATGTCAACTACATCATGAAGGGGCGCGGGAAACTTACTATCGACGGAGAGGCTCACGAACTGGCCGCCGGGGATTTTGCCTTCGTACCGCCGAACGCCAATCACCAGTTCGAGAATCCGTTCGATGAGGAGCTGGAGTTCATCTGTATCGTCCCGGAGCGCGGCGAGTACTAG
- a CDS encoding ferritin family protein, with the protein MKLDSVDAVLDYAIEKEEDAARFYTDLAGKMKHEHMKAIFRDFAEEEKRHKAKLQGVKEGKILMKSEKKVMDLKIGDHLVEVDLDAGLDYQQALIVAMKSEKAAYKLYTDLASAAEDDGIRNLFLSLAQEEAKHKLRFEIEYDDVILTEN; encoded by the coding sequence ATGAAGCTGGATTCAGTCGATGCCGTCCTCGATTATGCGATCGAGAAAGAGGAGGACGCCGCCCGTTTCTATACTGACCTGGCCGGCAAAATGAAACACGAACACATGAAGGCGATATTCCGCGACTTTGCCGAGGAAGAGAAGCGTCACAAGGCCAAGCTCCAGGGTGTCAAGGAAGGCAAGATCTTGATGAAATCCGAGAAGAAAGTAATGGATCTCAAGATCGGTGATCATTTGGTAGAGGTAGATCTTGATGCCGGCCTGGACTATCAGCAGGCATTAATCGTGGCAATGAAATCCGAAAAAGCCGCCTACAAGCTGTACACCGATTTAGCTTCCGCCGCCGAGGACGATGGCATTCGCAACTTGTTCCTCAGCCTGGCTCAAGAAGAGGCCAAGCACAAGCTGCGCTTCGAGATTGAATACGACGACGTCATTCTGACGGAAAACTAA
- a CDS encoding DUF2339 domain-containing protein, with translation MDQPEERELRERVGRLENDIAEIKKVLGQLTSQPLPPPGQPSRIKPVPKIPTLPPKPPTSSSWKLPANMRGGDFWLKIVGIGLTLFGVAFAFKYSIDQGWINPLVRHLFGLGVGMILLLFGLHLYGRRPAFGQVLLGGSIGTFYITCFSAFQLFELITYPVAFAGMVAISVGSFVIALRQDRAFFSVIGTAGALGTPFLLYTGSGNLPGLVLYTCLVFVSAAAVYFYKGWRLLLWLSAIGGWIVLAIGVIDLEMDSWTVVDGDRWAMQAGLVTAWLTFWITPVARRVAAVKAPTRWRIERLGIGDSGIGSMAQTVLDRHVHLLSVGPVLLALMLSYATWSNIDPHVIGWVNMAVVPIYALAAVYLKTIPSLRDLSFTQAAVGIVLFTLALINLLSGDTLRFVLSSEALTLLVIGRHLSDRRVSLGGHLLFAAVVIGLWSRLIVDPSGALGFFSEANLVDLWTIACVGAAAFVWNEPDTRWIYVIVAALSLARLLGREFEGNLHLFLVTLEAAVLSVLAWRLKDVVLRVFSHVFWLGTAVFVASRMAEPRLVGPAFFNPDAAFNLLPLILIAGTTFLLANEAEKRTYLLAAHVGFLAWLARELLPLENGQGYISVAWGVFGAILLITGLRRNVHLARLVGLGTLMLVVAKMFVVDLARIETIWRVLLFIGFGGVFLALSYYFPKLWKKNAGESSSDKT, from the coding sequence GTGGATCAACCCGAGGAACGAGAACTTCGCGAGCGAGTCGGTCGGCTCGAAAACGACATCGCAGAAATCAAGAAGGTGCTGGGGCAGCTCACCTCGCAGCCTCTGCCGCCTCCGGGGCAACCGTCCAGGATCAAACCGGTCCCGAAAATACCGACGCTGCCCCCGAAACCGCCCACATCGTCGTCCTGGAAGTTGCCGGCCAACATGCGCGGAGGTGATTTCTGGCTCAAGATCGTGGGAATTGGCCTGACCCTGTTCGGGGTGGCGTTTGCCTTCAAATATTCGATCGATCAGGGCTGGATCAATCCGCTCGTGCGACATCTGTTCGGACTGGGAGTAGGGATGATCCTGCTGTTGTTTGGTCTGCATCTCTACGGCCGACGTCCCGCCTTCGGTCAGGTGTTGCTGGGGGGGAGCATCGGGACCTTCTACATCACCTGTTTCTCGGCCTTCCAGCTCTTCGAGTTGATAACTTATCCGGTCGCCTTTGCGGGGATGGTGGCGATCTCGGTCGGATCGTTTGTGATCGCTCTGCGGCAGGATCGAGCGTTTTTCTCCGTGATAGGCACCGCCGGTGCGCTGGGGACGCCATTCCTGCTCTACACCGGCTCGGGCAATCTCCCCGGTCTGGTTCTCTACACCTGTTTGGTTTTCGTTTCGGCGGCGGCGGTCTATTTCTACAAAGGCTGGCGGCTGTTGCTCTGGCTCTCGGCGATCGGCGGCTGGATCGTCCTCGCGATTGGTGTTATTGACCTCGAAATGGATTCATGGACAGTCGTGGACGGCGACCGCTGGGCGATGCAGGCCGGTCTGGTCACGGCCTGGCTGACCTTCTGGATAACTCCGGTGGCGCGACGGGTGGCTGCGGTCAAAGCGCCGACACGATGGAGGATCGAACGACTCGGCATCGGCGACTCCGGCATCGGCAGTATGGCCCAGACCGTGCTGGATCGGCATGTGCACCTGCTTTCGGTTGGCCCGGTGCTCCTGGCGCTCATGCTGTCCTACGCGACCTGGTCCAACATCGATCCGCATGTTATCGGTTGGGTCAACATGGCCGTTGTTCCGATTTACGCCCTGGCCGCAGTGTATCTGAAAACGATCCCATCGCTCCGAGACCTCTCGTTCACTCAGGCGGCGGTCGGGATCGTGTTGTTCACTCTGGCTTTGATCAACCTGCTCTCGGGCGATACCCTCAGGTTCGTTCTGTCGAGCGAAGCTCTGACTCTGCTCGTCATTGGCCGGCACCTGTCCGACCGGCGAGTCTCTCTCGGCGGGCATCTGCTGTTCGCGGCGGTGGTCATCGGTCTTTGGTCCAGGCTCATCGTCGATCCCTCCGGAGCCCTCGGGTTTTTCAGCGAGGCGAACCTGGTCGATCTCTGGACAATCGCCTGCGTTGGGGCGGCGGCTTTCGTTTGGAACGAACCCGACACCCGTTGGATCTACGTGATCGTCGCGGCGCTTTCTCTGGCAAGGTTGTTGGGTCGCGAGTTCGAAGGCAACCTGCACCTTTTCCTGGTGACGCTCGAAGCAGCGGTCCTCAGCGTGCTGGCGTGGAGGCTGAAGGACGTCGTTCTCCGAGTTTTCTCTCACGTGTTCTGGTTGGGCACGGCGGTCTTTGTGGCCTCCCGCATGGCCGAACCGCGCCTCGTAGGACCGGCGTTTTTCAATCCGGATGCCGCTTTCAATCTCTTGCCGCTGATTCTGATCGCGGGCACGACTTTTCTCCTCGCGAACGAGGCTGAGAAGCGGACCTATTTGCTTGCAGCTCACGTCGGTTTTCTGGCCTGGCTGGCTCGGGAGCTCTTGCCGCTGGAAAACGGGCAGGGGTACATCTCGGTCGCCTGGGGTGTTTTCGGCGCAATCCTGTTGATTACCGGTCTGCGACGTAACGTCCATTTGGCGCGTCTGGTCGGACTTGGCACGCTGATGCTGGTGGTGGCCAAGATGTTCGTAGTCGATCTGGCCCGGATCGAGACAATCTGGCGCGTGTTGCTTTTCATCGGATTCGGGGGCGTGTTCCTGGCCCTCAGCTATTATTTCCCGAAGCTCTGGAAGAAGAACGCGGGGGAGTCTTCCTCGGACAAGACGTGA
- a CDS encoding metallophosphoesterase, translating into MRLCWLTDIHFDHLDNESIHDFLSMVAGYRPQAVLISGDIGTAERDNEYFAQIDKTFNVPIYFVLGNHDFFHGAFATVKMQTIEIVARSRNLHWLDRSEVIMLDETTSLIGHSSWADGRFGDYEHSEVQLADHVLIGDLNVDLSERLRNMQAFTQEAADHFNRILPEALNQSQHVIVVTHVPPFEEASLFRGKPTDRMWLPFYACKRVGEVLVDHMDRYPDKRMTVLCGHTHGQCRYEPVPNLEVRVGGATYGRPEIQQPTDWPWI; encoded by the coding sequence ATGAGACTTTGTTGGCTTACGGACATTCACTTTGACCACCTCGACAACGAGAGTATCCATGATTTTCTCAGCATGGTCGCGGGGTACCGGCCGCAAGCGGTTCTGATCAGCGGTGATATCGGCACCGCCGAGCGAGACAATGAGTACTTCGCTCAGATCGACAAGACCTTTAACGTGCCGATCTATTTTGTTCTCGGAAACCACGACTTTTTCCACGGGGCTTTCGCTACAGTAAAAATGCAAACCATTGAGATTGTCGCCCGTTCCCGGAACCTGCACTGGCTGGACCGAAGCGAAGTGATCATGCTCGATGAAACCACATCGCTTATCGGTCATAGCTCCTGGGCCGACGGCCGTTTCGGTGACTATGAACACTCCGAGGTTCAACTCGCCGATCATGTACTCATCGGGGACCTGAACGTGGATCTGTCAGAGCGACTGCGGAATATGCAGGCGTTCACGCAGGAAGCAGCTGATCATTTCAACCGGATTTTACCCGAGGCGCTGAATCAGTCGCAGCATGTGATTGTCGTTACCCATGTGCCGCCATTCGAGGAGGCAAGCCTTTTTCGAGGTAAACCAACCGATCGCATGTGGCTGCCGTTTTATGCCTGCAAGCGGGTGGGAGAAGTACTCGTCGACCACATGGACCGGTATCCCGACAAACGGATGACAGTACTGTGTGGACACACCCACGGGCAATGTCGATACGAGCCGGTTCCCAATCTCGAGGTCCGCGTCGGAGGAGCAACTTACGGTCGCCCCGAAATTCAACAACCGACCGATTGGCCCTGGATATAA
- a CDS encoding phosphotransferase, translating into MKAEIEARFTDKIRTEFAHRFLVEPKSLKLLDGFENLVLEGVREGRPCILRLTHHTHRTRDKVEAELDWIDFLAGKGAPVCVPLRSREGNLTEYIETDADGFVAVLFEKAPGSMVERDQWTPAMTFNRGVMHGRMHRLTRDYQPPSETVRRWNWHEEHDFVAYRDYLPEGDEIIGDRFEELLDDLRSIPTDGDSYGLCHVDAHTGNIFFDGDRPTLFDFDDSAYDFFIADLAIALFYAVPKKGTEAEIRAFSREFLTRLLEGYRTEFGLDNKWREMIPKILRRRQMVLYVAIYRGFDSDGFDEFCRAYIDRNRSRIIDRTPFVDLDWTEFELS; encoded by the coding sequence ATGAAAGCCGAAATAGAAGCCCGATTCACCGACAAAATCCGCACTGAATTCGCTCATCGTTTTCTGGTGGAGCCAAAATCACTCAAGTTGCTCGATGGTTTTGAAAATCTCGTCCTTGAGGGTGTCCGCGAGGGACGCCCCTGCATTCTGCGCCTAACCCATCACACCCATCGCACGCGGGACAAGGTCGAGGCCGAGTTGGACTGGATCGATTTTCTGGCGGGCAAAGGTGCTCCGGTCTGTGTGCCGCTGCGATCACGCGAGGGGAATCTGACCGAGTATATCGAGACCGATGCCGATGGTTTCGTGGCGGTGTTATTCGAAAAAGCTCCCGGCAGTATGGTGGAACGCGATCAATGGACCCCGGCAATGACTTTCAATCGGGGTGTCATGCATGGCCGGATGCATCGTCTTACCCGCGACTACCAACCTCCCTCCGAGACTGTCCGCCGCTGGAACTGGCACGAGGAGCACGATTTCGTTGCCTACCGCGACTATCTGCCCGAGGGGGACGAAATCATCGGCGACCGTTTTGAGGAACTGCTGGATGATTTGCGTTCGATCCCGACCGACGGCGATTCTTACGGTCTCTGCCATGTCGATGCCCATACCGGGAATATCTTTTTCGACGGCGACCGGCCGACCCTGTTCGATTTCGATGACTCCGCTTATGATTTCTTCATTGCCGATCTGGCTATAGCGCTTTTCTACGCTGTCCCGAAGAAGGGAACCGAGGCGGAGATACGAGCTTTTTCACGCGAATTTCTGACTCGACTACTGGAGGGGTATCGAACCGAATTCGGACTGGACAACAAGTGGCGGGAGATGATCCCCAAAATTCTCCGTCGCCGCCAGATGGTTTTGTATGTGGCGATTTATCGCGGATTTGATTCTGATGGTTTCGATGAATTCTGCCGGGCATATATTGATCGTAACCGCTCGCGCATCATCGACCGCACACCGTTCGTCGACCTCGACTGGACCGAGTTCGAACTTTCATGA
- a CDS encoding DUF362 domain-containing protein, translating into MSKATVAVLRTDSTRVVEDYRKLLELIDYQNIIDKSQDTLIKLNLSWTKYFPACSSQPWQVEGLVRTMVEDGYEKDKLIPVENKTVVTNPIKGAHNNLWMPILKKYGLGFTPLPGVEWIVYNFKSELLKLNEIFPEGIQIPKMYVGKQIIHLPTVKTHGHSTTTGSIKNSFGGLLREVRHYAHKYMHEVLVDLMLMQKELHPNILAVMDGTVAGDGAGPRTMIPHSKNLILASSDSVAIDAVAARLMGFDPMSIPYLRMCHERGLGCAEYKDMEIKGEDIDEINFHFHTKKSFVIWGDQMLRKGPLRFLEKIALHSPLVVWAPAASNIYHDWLWYPTVGKSIIRKFSETEWGRLFDKYKRGEA; encoded by the coding sequence ATGAGTAAAGCCACCGTCGCCGTCCTCAGAACCGACTCAACCCGAGTCGTGGAAGACTACCGTAAACTCCTCGAGTTGATCGATTATCAAAACATCATCGATAAAAGCCAGGACACCCTGATCAAATTGAATCTCTCCTGGACTAAATACTTCCCGGCCTGTTCTTCACAACCCTGGCAGGTCGAGGGGCTGGTCCGGACAATGGTCGAGGACGGCTATGAAAAGGATAAACTCATCCCGGTTGAAAACAAGACCGTAGTAACCAATCCGATCAAAGGCGCTCACAACAATCTCTGGATGCCGATCCTCAAAAAATACGGTCTGGGCTTTACCCCGCTGCCGGGGGTGGAATGGATCGTTTATAATTTCAAATCGGAACTGCTCAAGCTCAACGAGATTTTCCCCGAGGGCATCCAGATTCCCAAGATGTACGTCGGTAAACAGATTATCCATCTGCCGACGGTCAAGACACACGGCCATTCGACCACTACCGGCTCGATCAAGAACTCTTTCGGCGGTCTCCTGCGCGAGGTGCGCCATTACGCTCATAAATACATGCACGAGGTGCTGGTCGACCTGATGCTGATGCAGAAGGAACTTCATCCGAACATCCTGGCGGTGATGGACGGCACCGTGGCAGGCGACGGGGCCGGTCCGAGAACAATGATTCCACACAGCAAGAATCTGATTCTGGCCTCTTCCGATTCGGTGGCGATCGACGCCGTGGCGGCGCGACTCATGGGTTTCGATCCGATGAGTATTCCCTATCTCCGCATGTGCCACGAGCGCGGTCTCGGCTGCGCCGAATACAAGGATATGGAGATCAAGGGGGAAGATATCGACGAGATTAACTTCCATTTCCATACCAAGAAGTCGTTCGTTATCTGGGGGGATCAGATGCTTCGAAAGGGACCGCTGCGGTTCCTAGAGAAGATTGCGCTGCACTCACCGTTAGTGGTCTGGGCGCCGGCGGCATCCAATATCTACCACGACTGGCTCTGGTACCCGACAGTCGGGAAATCCATCATCCGCAAGTTTTCCGAGACCGAATGGGGTCGCCTGTTCGACAAATACAAACGCGGCGAAGCCTGA
- a CDS encoding FKBP-type peptidyl-prolyl cis-trans isomerase: MAVVKEGDKVRIHYEGKMEDGTVFDTTYARGPLELQIGEHKTIMGLEDGLIGMEVGTRKTIVVTPMKGFGPWTRNNIMQINKSDIPATIKPHLGQRLQIPMEGGKVAQVTVTKVGDTRIEVDGNHPLAGKTLTFEVELMGIL, encoded by the coding sequence GTGGCTGTAGTAAAAGAGGGCGATAAGGTTCGCATCCATTATGAAGGCAAGATGGAAGACGGCACTGTGTTCGACACCACCTATGCCCGGGGACCGCTCGAGCTTCAAATCGGGGAACACAAAACGATAATGGGACTCGAGGACGGTCTGATTGGAATGGAAGTCGGAACCAGGAAAACGATCGTGGTGACTCCGATGAAAGGCTTCGGTCCCTGGACCCGCAACAACATCATGCAGATCAATAAGTCCGATATTCCGGCAACGATCAAACCGCACCTCGGCCAGCGCCTTCAAATCCCGATGGAAGGGGGTAAGGTGGCCCAGGTTACGGTAACCAAGGTTGGTGATACGCGAATCGAGGTCGACGGCAACCATCCTTTGGCGGGCAAAACGCTGACCTTCGAGGTAGAACTGATGGGGATTCTTTAG
- a CDS encoding nitrilase-related carbon-nitrogen hydrolase, with amino-acid sequence MKLGIIQIAPVLGDRAATIARLQPLLDQATDADLIVLPELCNSGYNFSSPTQARELAESAEDGPFVQYLTEYCKLHNTHVVSGLNERDSSYLYNTAVLIGPAGPIGKYRKIHLFWNEKDIFQPGDLGLPLFDIGSARIGMLVCFDWLFPEVWRILALKGADIICHPSNLVLPELCQKAIPTHAVCNRVFVMTANRVGTEGELTFTGRSIIASPKAEVIAEGTSTGEEFISADVDIAMARDKMLTPRNHAFNDRRPECYRELVKK; translated from the coding sequence ATGAAACTTGGCATTATTCAAATTGCGCCGGTGCTGGGAGATCGGGCAGCAACTATCGCCAGGCTCCAGCCTCTCCTGGATCAAGCAACTGACGCGGATCTGATCGTTCTCCCCGAGCTGTGTAACAGCGGCTATAACTTCTCCAGCCCAACACAAGCCCGTGAATTGGCTGAATCCGCCGAGGATGGCCCTTTCGTGCAATATCTCACAGAATACTGCAAACTACACAACACTCACGTAGTGTCCGGATTAAACGAGCGAGACAGCAGTTATCTTTACAACACCGCCGTGTTAATCGGCCCTGCCGGTCCGATTGGAAAGTACCGTAAAATCCATCTGTTTTGGAACGAGAAAGATATCTTCCAACCAGGTGATCTTGGACTGCCCCTGTTCGATATCGGTTCGGCTCGGATCGGTATGCTGGTCTGCTTCGACTGGCTCTTCCCCGAGGTGTGGCGAATACTCGCCCTCAAGGGAGCGGACATCATCTGTCATCCTTCCAACCTCGTCCTGCCCGAGCTTTGTCAGAAAGCGATTCCCACTCATGCCGTCTGTAACCGGGTATTCGTAATGACGGCCAACCGCGTCGGAACCGAAGGCGAACTGACCTTCACCGGCAGGTCGATCATTGCGAGTCCCAAAGCAGAAGTGATCGCCGAGGGAACCTCAACGGGTGAAGAGTTTATCTCGGCTGATGTCGACATCGCGATGGCTCGCGATAAGATGCTCACTCCCCGCAATCATGCTTTCAATGACCGCCGCCCGGAGTGCTACCGGGAACTGGTGAAAAAGTAA